TATTACGGCTTTGCTCGCCAAGATCGTCGTCCTCATTCAGCCCGTGTGCCAATTACGGCGCGTTTAGCCGCGGATATGATTACCGTTGCCGGTGCAGATCGTATGATTACCGTTGACTTGCACTCCGATCAAATTCAAGGTTTCTTTGATATCCCTGTTGATAATATTTATGCCTCACCTGTGCTAGTTGAGGATATGGAAAAAGTATTGGATATTACCAATGTCACTGTAGTTTCGCCTGATGTCGGCGGTGTAGTTCGTGCGCGAGCTGTTGCTAAAGCCCTTAATGCTGAATTAGCCATCATCGACAAACGTCGTCCAAAAGCCAATGTCTCACAGGTGATGCATGTAATCGGTGATGTTAAAGATCGTGACTGTATTATTGTTGATGACATGGTCGATACGGCAGGAACACTCTGTAAAGCAGCAGCGGCTTTAATTGAAAATGGTGCGAAAAGTGTTACCGCCTATGTGACACATGCCGTTCTTTCGGGGCCTGCTGTAGAAAATATCCGAAAATCAGTTTTAAAAGAGTTGGTTGTGACCGATACCATTCCTCAGTCTGTTGATGCGATGAAGTGTAAGAAGATTCGCCAAGTTACTATGGCTAATATTCTAGGTGAAACAATTCGAAGAGTGAATAATGAGGAATCAGTAACGGCGCTCATGCCTGAAGTCTAAAACTTAGTTTTTACTGTTTCTCGGAGCCTTTTATAACCCTACTTGGTTATAAAAGGCTTTTTTGTTTGTGTTTTTAGTCTAAATTAAGTATACTTCGCGCTTTCTTTTGTCTGGTCGCGGATAAAAGCTTGTTTAATGGGATTTTAAAAATCCCGCAATTGGAGAATCACTATGAGTGAAGTTTGGACAGCAGAAGTCCGTGGGGCAGAGGGGAAAGGTGCGAGCCGCCGCCTTCGTCATGCGGGTAAAATACCGGCAATTATTTACGGTGCAGAGAAAGATGCAATTTCGGTAACCTTTGACGGTAACTTTGTTAAAAAAGCCTTGGTAAATATTGATGCTTACAACACGGTTTTAACTGTCGATGTTGAAGGTGGTAAACAAGAGCGTGTTGTTATTAAGGACATGCAACGTCATCCAGCTCGCGAGAACGTAATGCACCTAGACCTACAGCGTGTGACCGATGATTCACGTATCACCAAATACATCCCAATTAAGTTTGTTGGTGCCGCTAAAGCACCGGGTGTTAAGTTGGGTGGTATTATGACTTATTTCCAGAAAACTGTAGAGGTACGTTGTGCTGCTGCTAGCCTGCCTAAAGCCATCGAAATTGATGTGTCAACCATGGAAGCAGGTGAAAACCTACGTCTATCAGATTTGACAATGCCAGAAGGTGTGCAGGTTGTAGCATTGTTGCATGGTAACTCTGATTATGACCAAGCTGTGGTCGGTATCGATAAAGTAAGACGCTAAGTTTTTAGCGACTCACTTTAGCGTTTAAAACAGGAACCCGCGTTTATGTCATCTGTTCAACTGATTGTCGGTCTGGGAAATCCAGGCGAACAATATGAGCAGACCCGACATAACGCGGGTTTTTGGTTTGTGGAGGAATTAGCGCGCCAACATCAAGTGGTATTTCGTCCAGAAACCAAATTTTTTGGTGAAGTAGCTAAAATTCAGCTCAGCAATAGCCAGGCCTGGTTACTTAAACCCGCAACATTTATGAATCGTTCAGGGCAGGCTATTTCTGCTTTGGCTAAGTTTTATCGTATTCAGCCTGAACAGATATTGGTTGCGCATGATGAGCTGGATTTGCCTGTTGGTGCGGCCAAGCTTAAAACAGGCGGCGGTCATGGCGGTCATAATGGGTTAAGGGATACCATCGCGGCCTTAAGTACCCCGAATTTTCATCGTTTGCGCCTGGGTATTGACCACCCAGGTGATCGTCATCAGGTGGTTAATTATGTGCTCAAAGCACCTTCTAAAACCGAGCGCGAGTTGATTGACGAGGCTATCTACCAGGCTTCCCGTGTTTTGCCCGAAATCTTAGCCGCTGATTGGGCGAAAGCGATGAATCAGCTGCACACAAAGCAGGTTAAGTAAAAGACCGAGCTCACTCAATTAATATGCAAAAAGGAATCTGTTATGGGAATTAAATGTGGCATCGTTGGTTTGCCTAATGTTGGAAAATCCACCCTGTTTAATGCATTAACCAATGCAGGTATCGAAGCACAGAACTATCCTTTTTGTACGATTGAACCGAATGTGGGTATCGTGCCGGTTCCTGATTACCGTCAAGATAAGTTAGCCGAAATTGTTAAGCCTCAGCGTGTTATGTCGGCGACGATGGAGTTTGTCGATATAGCAGGCCTGGTTGAAGGCGCATCCAAGGGTGAAGGCTTAGGCAATAAGTTTTTAGCCACGATTCGCGAAACCGATGCGATTGCTCAGGTGGTGCGTTGTTTTGAAAATGATGACATTGTTCATGTGTCTGGCAAGATATCGCCGTTAGATGACATTGAGGTGATTAACACGGAGTTGGTGTTAGCAGATATGGAGTCAATTGATAAAGCGATTCAGAAGGTGCAGAAGGTCGCTAAAAGCGGTAACAAAGAATCGGTGGCGCGTTTAGCGGTGCTGCAAAAGGTGTCGGCTGAAATTGCGGATGGCAAGCTGGTGCGTAATGTGGAATTAACACCAGAAGAAAAGGCTGAGCTGTATGATCTTCATTTGCTCACGATTAAGCCAATGATGTACATCGCCAATGTCAACGAAGATGGTTTTGAAAATAATTCTTTGCTGGATGCCGTTGAGAAGTTGGCTCAAGAGCAGGGGGCCGTGGTGGTGCCAGTGTGTGCGGCGATTGAATCTGAAATTGCCGAGTTGGACGATGGGGATAAGCTGGACTTCTTGCAGGGTATGGGTTTAGAAGAGCCTGGTTTGAATCGCGTGATCCGTGCAGGCTATAGTCTGTTAGGTTTGCAAACCTACTTCACTGCGGGCGTACAGGAGGTACGCGCTTGGACAATTAAGGTCGGTGCTACAGCACCCCAGGCCGCAGGCGTGATCCATACTGATTTCGAAAAAGGCTTTATCCGCGCGGAAGTTACCGCCTATGAAGACTATGTAAAATACAACGGTGAGCAGGGCGCGAAAGAAGTGGGTAAGTTGCGCCTAGAAGGTAAAGAATACATTGTTCAAGATGGTGATGTGATGCATTTTCGCTTTAACGTCTAGCTTTGTTTTTTAAGGCTAGGCTATAACCCCAGGCAGACAAGTGTGGTTTGCTTTTGAGGTACTGTTGGTATTTGTCTTTAAGTTTAGGTCTAATTTGATCTGCGCACAGCGGATAAAATCCAAGTCGCTGATAAAACGAGATTAGCTCAGGTTGTATAAACCCGATGCAATCCTCATTCAATTGTGTCAGTAAAAACCGAACCAAATTAGCGCCATAGCCTTTTTGCCGTTGGTTCGGATCAATATACAGTCCGCGCAACCAGGCCTGGTTGTCAAATGGGATGATTCTGGCCATGCCTATAAGTTTGTTTTGTTGCTTTGCGATATATACTCGCTCACTTTGTTGTGGTTGCGTTAGCTTTTGCTGCTTAATAAAGTGTTTGAGTGGGTATTTATCACCCGCGTCTAATAATGTGAAAGAAATCATGTCCTATCCTAAATCCAAGCGCCCTCAATGTGCAGTTTGTCAGCGACCCGTTAAAACTTGCATTTGTCATTTAGTAGCTCGAATAGCTACGCCAATTGAGCTGGCTATATTACAACACCCAAGTGAAGTTGGGCACCCTAAAGGTACGGCATGGTTGGCACATCAATGTTTGGTAGGGAGTCAGCTATTTGTTGGGGAACAGCTTGAAGACCTACCTGCTTTAGAAGCTTGGTTAGCTCAGGGTGATGCTTATTTACTCTATCCCATGCAAGCGGGTGACCTTGTTGAATCAATTTTTGCAAGTGCTTTATTGCCTCGAGTATCAAGTGAGCTAGCTAAGGCTAGGGTTTTAGTGTTAGATGGTACTTGGCGTAAAACCTATAAACTTTTGCAGTCTAACCCGACCTTACAGCGATTGCCTCGTATAACACTGCGCCAACCCTTTTCTTCAGGTTATCATATACGACAAGCACGGCGTGAGGATAGCTTGTCTACGCTGGAGTCGATCTATTGCCTGTTAAGGGAAATAGATGTTAAGGGTGATTATGCCGCATTGATCAACAGTTTTGAGGGATTTGTAGGCTTGTACCAAGGCTTTATCCAAAAATAAAAAAACCGACATGAACGTCGGTTTTTTTTGAGAAATACGCGAGTTAGTTATTGCGTGTTTCTGATTGGCTGCTAAAAGACTCCACTTGAGCTGGAGATGGAGTCGGTGCGGCGTTGTTCTCAAAATCATTTGCTATGCCGGCGATACTCATTGATTCAGCATCGCGTGGCGCGCGACGACGATTTAGTGAGCTACGGCTATTGTAGCGACTTCTCCGGCGACGTGGTTCACGCTGTTCATTAGTGTTGGTTTGCGTTGACTCGGCTTTATCCGTTGAATCTGACTTATTGATCACCGATTTGTTGACTGTTTCAGGTTGTTCGACGGGTTTGGTTTCTTGTTTTAAGTTTACGGGTTGCTTATTGTCAGGTTTTGACTTTGCTGGCTCGCGTCTTGATTCCCGATTATCATTGCGTTCAGAGCGTTGGTCATTCCGATCAGTTCGCGGTTCATTTCGTGCTTCAGGACGTGGTGCTCTTGAATCAGGTTTTTTTGCTTCAGCTCTAGGTGCTTCATTAGTATTTTGTTGATCTTCGTTACCGCGACGGCGACCATTTCCGCGGCGGCGACTATTATTGCCTTTTCGACTGGTGTGATCAGTTTCCTCATCACGTTTTTTAGTTTGAGGTGCTTGTTTTGTGTCTTCAGGTTGTTTGAATAACCAATTCCACAGTTTTACTAACAAGCCAGGTTCACTGACAGCTTGAACATTTGTGCTGACCGGAACGGGAGGAGGGGTCAAAGGTAAGGTATTTTTTAATGCCGGCTCTTCTTTATTGTGCTTGGTTGTTTCAAAGTTCGGTAATTCTTTTTCAATAACTGTTTTTACCTGATAGCTGGTTTCAATGGCATCATTTTCACCCACACGTGAGCGCTCAATGATGTATTGTGGCGTTTCTAGGTGTTCATTAGGTACAATTAAAATATGAAGATGGTAGCGGTCTTCGGTCTTAATAATTTGAGCACGTTTTTCGTTTAGTAAGAAGGTGGCTACATCTACAGGAAGTTGCACAGTAATTCGGCGTGTCCCCTCTTTCATGGCCTCTTCTTCGAGCAAGCGAAGTAATGACAAAGCCAAGGATTCTATGCCGCGAATCACGCCTACGCCTTTGCAGCGTGGGCAAACAATTTGGCTGGACTCTTCAATCGAAGGGCGTAAGCGTTGGCGAGACATTTCTAATAGACCAAAGCGTGAAATCTTACCTATTTGAACACGTGCGCGATCAGATTTAACCGCATCACGCATTTGATTTTCTAGCTCACGTTGATGGCGTGAGGAGTGCATGTCGATAAAATCAATAACAACTAAACCACCTAAGTCTCTCAAACGAAGTTGGCGAGCGATTTCAGTGGCAGCTTCCATATTGGTGTGAAAAGCGGTTTCTTCTATGTCTCCACCTTTGGTTGAGCGGCTAGAGTTAATATCAATTGCAGTTAGTGCTTCTGTAATGTCAATTACAATCACGCCACCAGACGGTAATACCACTTCGCGTTGGTAGGCGGACTCAATTTGAGATTCAATTTGAAAACGCGTAAAAAGAGGGATCTTATCCTGATAAGGTTTAACCTTGTTGACGTGCTGGGGCATGACCTGTTGAATAAAGTCGCGAGCACGGTAAAAGGTGTCCATGTCATCAATGAGTATTTCGCCAATATCTTGACGTAAATAATCACGAATAGCTAAGGTGACGATGTCGGACTCTTGGTGAATTAGGAAAGGCGCTGACTTTTCAGTCGCGGTTTGTTTAATTGCATCCCAAAGCTGAATGAGGTAGTTGATGCCCCACTGCAGTTCTTCTTGGCTTTTATCCACGCCAGCGGTTCTAACAATGAGTCCCATACTATCTGGGATATCAATACTTTTAAGTGTATCGCGAAGGCTGCTACGATCATCGCCATCTATCCGGCGAGAAATGCCGCCTGCTTTGGGGTTGTTGGGCATCATAACCACGTATGGCCCGGCTAAGGTTATTTGTGTTGTGAGTGCCGCCCCTTTGTTTCCACGTTCTTCTTTTTGAACTTGGATAATAATTTCTTGGCCTTCTTTTAAAACTTGGTTAATAGAGAGGTTATTGTCAGGTTGACCATTTGGGTAATACTCTTCAGCCACTTCTTTAAACGGTAGAAAACCGTGGCGGTCCGCACCATAGTCAACGAACGCAGCTTCTAGGCTTGGCTCAATACGAGTTACTAAGCCTTTATAAATATTTGCTTTTTTCTTTTTTTGTTGTGGGGTTTCTATGTCTAGGTCGTAAAGTGCTTGGCCATCAACCAGCGCGACCCGTAACTCTTCGGCTTGGGTAGCATTTATGAGCATTCTTTTCATGCTGTTCTCTTTGTAAGCTTGGGGGCTAAAATGTTTGCAGTAATAAAATAGCAGAAGAGATGAGGAGAAAGATCAAACCAGACTTCTTGTTAATCATGCACAAACCTAAAGCGCTTTGCTCTTAACTTTATGTACCGGTTAGAGTCTGTGATAAGCGTTATCTTTGGAAGGGCAATGTAACCTTTTTCTCGAGCTTAACCTTTTGTGCAGCGCTAAGCTCTTAGTCTAAAATGGTAACCTACGCCTAGGCTGGTTTCTCAGCTTTACTTGGTTAGGTACTACTTAAAATAGTGGGTTTTCTTTGCTCTGATCGCTAACTAACTTTTGCTTGTTTTTTTAACGTCTTACATCCTTGATTTTGGCTGCGTTAATCGTTTAAGTAGTCGTTAGGTTTCGTTTATTCTATTATTGTTTTTTAGTTTTTAGCCAGTTAATAAAAAAGTGTTTACTGCGCATTCAATGCGGAAAAATCTGTTTGCTGGCGTTTACATTAAATAAAACTTACCCAGCCTGCGCAATATAGCACCGCTTTATCTAAGGTGCAATCAGAAACGGAGTTAGATTTGTATATTTTAAAATGGCTTTCCGATAGAATGCGCCAAAAGGTTAGGTAAAGTGAGTTTTTATGTCAAATGTTAAGTTTTTAGAGGTAGGTTCTGAGGAAGTTGGTCAGCGCTTAGATAATTTTTTATTGAAGCATCTGCGTAAAGTGCCGAAAATGCTTGTTTACAGAATAATTCGCAAAGGCGAGGTTCGTGTGAACAAAGGGCGCGCTCAGCCTAGTCGTCGTTTAGAGTTAGGTGATATTGTACGTGTGCCTCCCGTTGCGATGGCTGAAGTGGGTGAAACGGTGATTCCTCCTAAAGCGCAAATGGATAAGATTGAAAGCCTGATTCTGTATGAGGATAATGACTTATTGGTCATTAATAAGCCTTCGGGTATGGCTGTGCATGGGGGGAGTGGGGTAAGCTGGGGTTTGGTTGAGCTAGTACGGAATTTACGTGAAGATGCGCGACGTGTTGAGCTGGTGCATCGGCTGGATCGCGATACATCGGGTGCTATTATTTTGGCAAAAAAAATGTCAGTTTTACGAAATTTGCATGAACAGATTCGTCAGGATCAGGTTGAAAAGCGTTACCTAACTCTGGTTGCAGGTCAGTGGCCGAAGGGGAAGCAAAAAGTTGATTTACCATTAATTAAGAATACTTTACGCTCTGGTGAGCGGATGGTGGATGTGTCGCCTGATGGCAAAGCCTGTTTAAGTTATTTTTTTATCCAGCAGCAGTTTGCCCAGGTCGCCTTAATGGAGGTTAGGCTGGTAACGGGACGTACTCATCAAATTCGCGTTCATGCTCGTGCGCAGGGTTGTCCTGTTGTTGGTGATGATAAGTATGGGTTTGATGAAATTAACAAGCAATTTAAAGCGTTGGGCATGGCGCGCTTAGCCTTGCATGCGAAGCGTTTGGTCTTTACACATCCTTTAACTAATAAACAGATTGAGATTGAGGCCCCGTTATTTAACGACTTTACACGAACGATAAAAACATTGGAGCAGGCAAGTGGCAAGTAGGTTTAAGGTAGTTATTTTTGATTGGGATGGTACTTTGATGAACTCAGAAGCCCGTATTGTCTCAGCGATTCAAGTCGCAGCCAAACGTTGTGGTTTGCCGGTTCTAAGCGCGCATCAATCTAAGCAAATAATTGGTTTAAGTTTAGACAGGGCAATAGGTCAGCTATACCCACAGGCGAAATCGAGCCAGGTAGCAGAAATGGCAAAAGCTTATACTCAGCATTTTTTGTATGAGTCTGAGGTTGAAATGCAGGCATACGAAGGTGCGGTTGAGCTGCTTGTTTCATTAAGGCAAGCGGGATATTTGTTGGCAGTAGCAACGGGAAAGAGTCGTAAGGGTTTGGATTTGGTGTTACAGAAGTCAGGATTTGGTGAATATTTTGATATTACACGTACGCCCATTGAGTCGGCCTCAAAGCCTGATCCGCTAATGCTAAACCAGATACTAATGCACTTAAGTTTAAAAGCGGATCAAGCGCTAATGGTGGGTGATACTACCTTTGATATGCAAATGGCGCAATCAATAGCGATGCCCAGGGTGGCAATGAGTCATGGTGTGCATGAACTTGAGCGTTTGCAGACCTTTAAGCCACTGGCTAGTTTTGATCACCTTAATGAGCTGCAGGCCTGGTTATTGGAAGATTAATGCCTAACTGCCCAAGTAGGTTGGTAAGTTGAATAAGTGGCAAACCAATTAACGCATTAGGGTCGAGTGTTTCGATACGTTCTAATAGGCAAACACCTAATCCTTCTGATTTAAAGCTACCCGCACAGTCATAAGGTTTTTCAGCCATTAGGTAGTTGTGAATCTGCGTATCGCTAAGTTGGCGAAAAGTAACAAGGGTGGTATCCATCGCATTTAAGTAGATTTTTTCAATGGGATTGTAAACAACAAGGCCCGTATAAAACTTAATGCATTGGCCTGATTGGGCTTTGAGCTGGTCAAAAGCAGCTTGATAGTTGCCTGCTTTTCCTAATGCTTTTCCGTTTAAACTAGCTGTTTGATCAGAGGCAATGATAATGGCATTTGGATGGCCTGAGCTCACCGCTTGTGCTTTGCTAAGTGATAACCTGGCTACCATTTGCTCAATCGATTCATTCGGCTGTCTTGATTCGTCGATTTGGGGTGCTAAGCTATTAAATTCTATACCCAATTTATGCAAAAGTTGTTGACGAAATCGGGAGCTAGAAGCAAGGATAATAGGTATATTACTTGTCATCATCAGTGTGGTTCCACAATACATAAAAAGATGCGTAAAATTTTGACAGAAATCAATTCTCGGGGTATGATTCGCGGCTATGTTTGAAAAAATTCCAGATTTAATTGATCCCGTTCAGTGTGCTGAACATAATAGGCGCTTTAATGCAGCTGTCAAGCAATCTGATTTAAAACGACTGCGCCAGCAGTTGGTAAGCTCAGATGAAATGATAGTGGTGGATTTAGCGTTTAAACGCCATCCCAAATTAAAAGCGCCTATGTTTACCTTACAGGTTAAAACAAGACTCTGTCTTGAGTGTCAGCGCAGTCTTCAGCCGTTTTGGTATGAAGTTGATTCTGAGATATCA
The nucleotide sequence above comes from Thiomicrospira sp. R3. Encoded proteins:
- a CDS encoding ribose-phosphate pyrophosphokinase, with the translated sequence MAKKNVMIFAGNANVTLAENISLYLDQPLGKANVGRFSDGEIMVEITESVRGRDVYVLQPTCTPEPAVNLMEMLVMIDALKRASAKRITAVVPYYGFARQDRRPHSARVPITARLAADMITVAGADRMITVDLHSDQIQGFFDIPVDNIYASPVLVEDMEKVLDITNVTVVSPDVGGVVRARAVAKALNAELAIIDKRRPKANVSQVMHVIGDVKDRDCIIVDDMVDTAGTLCKAAAALIENGAKSVTAYVTHAVLSGPAVENIRKSVLKELVVTDTIPQSVDAMKCKKIRQVTMANILGETIRRVNNEESVTALMPEV
- a CDS encoding 50S ribosomal protein L25/general stress protein Ctc — encoded protein: MSEVWTAEVRGAEGKGASRRLRHAGKIPAIIYGAEKDAISVTFDGNFVKKALVNIDAYNTVLTVDVEGGKQERVVIKDMQRHPARENVMHLDLQRVTDDSRITKYIPIKFVGAAKAPGVKLGGIMTYFQKTVEVRCAAASLPKAIEIDVSTMEAGENLRLSDLTMPEGVQVVALLHGNSDYDQAVVGIDKVRR
- the pth gene encoding aminoacyl-tRNA hydrolase, translated to MSSVQLIVGLGNPGEQYEQTRHNAGFWFVEELARQHQVVFRPETKFFGEVAKIQLSNSQAWLLKPATFMNRSGQAISALAKFYRIQPEQILVAHDELDLPVGAAKLKTGGGHGGHNGLRDTIAALSTPNFHRLRLGIDHPGDRHQVVNYVLKAPSKTERELIDEAIYQASRVLPEILAADWAKAMNQLHTKQVK
- the ychF gene encoding redox-regulated ATPase YchF — protein: MGIKCGIVGLPNVGKSTLFNALTNAGIEAQNYPFCTIEPNVGIVPVPDYRQDKLAEIVKPQRVMSATMEFVDIAGLVEGASKGEGLGNKFLATIRETDAIAQVVRCFENDDIVHVSGKISPLDDIEVINTELVLADMESIDKAIQKVQKVAKSGNKESVARLAVLQKVSAEIADGKLVRNVELTPEEKAELYDLHLLTIKPMMYIANVNEDGFENNSLLDAVEKLAQEQGAVVVPVCAAIESEIAELDDGDKLDFLQGMGLEEPGLNRVIRAGYSLLGLQTYFTAGVQEVRAWTIKVGATAPQAAGVIHTDFEKGFIRAEVTAYEDYVKYNGEQGAKEVGKLRLEGKEYIVQDGDVMHFRFNV
- a CDS encoding GNAT family N-acetyltransferase translates to MISFTLLDAGDKYPLKHFIKQQKLTQPQQSERVYIAKQQNKLIGMARIIPFDNQAWLRGLYIDPNQRQKGYGANLVRFLLTQLNEDCIGFIQPELISFYQRLGFYPLCADQIRPKLKDKYQQYLKSKPHLSAWGYSLALKNKARR
- a CDS encoding tRNA-uridine aminocarboxypropyltransferase is translated as MSYPKSKRPQCAVCQRPVKTCICHLVARIATPIELAILQHPSEVGHPKGTAWLAHQCLVGSQLFVGEQLEDLPALEAWLAQGDAYLLYPMQAGDLVESIFASALLPRVSSELAKARVLVLDGTWRKTYKLLQSNPTLQRLPRITLRQPFSSGYHIRQARREDSLSTLESIYCLLREIDVKGDYAALINSFEGFVGLYQGFIQK
- a CDS encoding Rne/Rng family ribonuclease, with amino-acid sequence MKRMLINATQAEELRVALVDGQALYDLDIETPQQKKKKANIYKGLVTRIEPSLEAAFVDYGADRHGFLPFKEVAEEYYPNGQPDNNLSINQVLKEGQEIIIQVQKEERGNKGAALTTQITLAGPYVVMMPNNPKAGGISRRIDGDDRSSLRDTLKSIDIPDSMGLIVRTAGVDKSQEELQWGINYLIQLWDAIKQTATEKSAPFLIHQESDIVTLAIRDYLRQDIGEILIDDMDTFYRARDFIQQVMPQHVNKVKPYQDKIPLFTRFQIESQIESAYQREVVLPSGGVIVIDITEALTAIDINSSRSTKGGDIEETAFHTNMEAATEIARQLRLRDLGGLVVIDFIDMHSSRHQRELENQMRDAVKSDRARVQIGKISRFGLLEMSRQRLRPSIEESSQIVCPRCKGVGVIRGIESLALSLLRLLEEEAMKEGTRRITVQLPVDVATFLLNEKRAQIIKTEDRYHLHILIVPNEHLETPQYIIERSRVGENDAIETSYQVKTVIEKELPNFETTKHNKEEPALKNTLPLTPPPVPVSTNVQAVSEPGLLVKLWNWLFKQPEDTKQAPQTKKRDEETDHTSRKGNNSRRRGNGRRRGNEDQQNTNEAPRAEAKKPDSRAPRPEARNEPRTDRNDQRSERNDNRESRREPAKSKPDNKQPVNLKQETKPVEQPETVNKSVINKSDSTDKAESTQTNTNEQREPRRRRSRYNSRSSLNRRRAPRDAESMSIAGIANDFENNAAPTPSPAQVESFSSQSETRNN
- a CDS encoding RluA family pseudouridine synthase; this encodes MSNVKFLEVGSEEVGQRLDNFLLKHLRKVPKMLVYRIIRKGEVRVNKGRAQPSRRLELGDIVRVPPVAMAEVGETVIPPKAQMDKIESLILYEDNDLLVINKPSGMAVHGGSGVSWGLVELVRNLREDARRVELVHRLDRDTSGAIILAKKMSVLRNLHEQIRQDQVEKRYLTLVAGQWPKGKQKVDLPLIKNTLRSGERMVDVSPDGKACLSYFFIQQQFAQVALMEVRLVTGRTHQIRVHARAQGCPVVGDDKYGFDEINKQFKALGMARLALHAKRLVFTHPLTNKQIEIEAPLFNDFTRTIKTLEQASGK
- a CDS encoding HAD-IA family hydrolase → MASRFKVVIFDWDGTLMNSEARIVSAIQVAAKRCGLPVLSAHQSKQIIGLSLDRAIGQLYPQAKSSQVAEMAKAYTQHFLYESEVEMQAYEGAVELLVSLRQAGYLLAVATGKSRKGLDLVLQKSGFGEYFDITRTPIESASKPDPLMLNQILMHLSLKADQALMVGDTTFDMQMAQSIAMPRVAMSHGVHELERLQTFKPLASFDHLNELQAWLLED
- a CDS encoding nucleoside triphosphate pyrophosphatase, which translates into the protein MMTSNIPIILASSSRFRQQLLHKLGIEFNSLAPQIDESRQPNESIEQMVARLSLSKAQAVSSGHPNAIIIASDQTASLNGKALGKAGNYQAAFDQLKAQSGQCIKFYTGLVVYNPIEKIYLNAMDTTLVTFRQLSDTQIHNYLMAEKPYDCAGSFKSEGLGVCLLERIETLDPNALIGLPLIQLTNLLGQLGINLPITRPAAH
- a CDS encoding YceD family protein — its product is MFEKIPDLIDPVQCAEHNRRFNAAVKQSDLKRLRQQLVSSDEMIVVDLAFKRHPKLKAPMFTLQVKTRLCLECQRSLQPFWYEVDSEISGVYLPSLALAEGLDEEVEVYALPEGKISTYELIEEEVLLAIPMVPRQDKEILTWQADSLGDESEAVHEDKPNPFAMLQKLRT